From one Oscillospiraceae bacterium genomic stretch:
- the rpmA gene encoding 50S ribosomal protein L27, with protein sequence MIKLGLQFFAHKKGVGSTKNGRDSESKRLGLKRADGQQVLAGNILVRQRGTHFHPGDNVGMGSDNTLFATADGKMKFERLDRDRKKISVITE encoded by the coding sequence ATGATTAAACTCGGTCTTCAATTCTTCGCTCATAAAAAGGGCGTCGGCTCCACCAAGAACGGACGCGACTCCGAGTCCAAGCGCCTCGGCCTCAAACGGGCCGACGGTCAGCAGGTGCTCGCAGGCAACATTCTGGTCCGTCAGCGCGGAACCCATTTTCATCCCGGCGACAACGTCGGCATGGGCAGCGACAACACCCTGTTTGCGACCGCCGACGGCAAGATGAAGTTTGAGCGTCTTGACCGCGACCGCAAAAAGATCAGCGTCATCACCGAATGA
- a CDS encoding ABC transporter ATP-binding protein, protein MSNNKDTANNENPKKEKLSKRMAATVRAMVKCYKLANSLDKWIVPLSWLRCIINSSYAMVATLILSQVLDMLYAHKPFKEILIQIVIAECTILALNTASTVIGKYMNIHKEVATLNYAARTGEKTLSMDYPLLDSPRSQDLRRRIQEDNLMGFGLKSILDMIYWLPRTLGNGVTAIVLLWPLLTGTGIFKQWDFYVYFFLSVISYLLVSMLPSLKLNKIWFKEMEEKSIEKKSIMYYIFESGQMEYKMGKDIRLFGGQEMLEEEIEPGRKWWFKKFERYGRLNGTGWILGSIPEYLLTGGSYFYTAIKCAAGVFGVGGMYRYAKGFTDFIRCISNIVQQLTYFEVAAKRQESTLEFLSIPNEMYKGTLPVEKRVHCDGGDNDYLVEFKNVSFQYPGTGEYALRHFSMKLHIGEKLAMVGMNGSGKTTMIKLLCRLYDPTEGEITLNGIDIRKYDYEEYMRIFGVVFQDFNLFAVSLGQNVAANVEYDASKVEECCKKSGLGLDKPGDVSHLTSETCLYKNYDENGVEISGGEAQKIALARALYKDAPFIVLDEPTAALDPIAEYEIYSKFNEIVGDKTAIYISHRLSSCRFCDDIAVFDKGRLVQRGSHDQLIQNPTGKYYELWNAQAQYYA, encoded by the coding sequence ATGTCAAATAATAAAGACACGGCAAACAACGAAAATCCGAAAAAGGAAAAGCTCTCAAAGCGCATGGCCGCCACCGTCCGCGCGATGGTCAAGTGCTACAAACTCGCCAACTCGCTCGACAAATGGATCGTTCCGCTGTCCTGGCTGCGCTGCATCATCAACTCCTCTTACGCGATGGTCGCGACGCTGATCCTCTCCCAAGTGCTTGATATGCTCTATGCGCACAAGCCGTTCAAGGAGATTTTGATCCAAATCGTCATCGCCGAATGCACTATTCTGGCATTAAACACCGCCTCAACCGTCATCGGAAAGTACATGAACATCCATAAGGAAGTCGCCACATTGAACTATGCCGCCCGCACCGGCGAAAAGACCCTCAGTATGGACTATCCGCTGCTCGACAGCCCCCGCTCGCAGGATCTGCGCCGCCGCATTCAGGAGGATAACCTGATGGGCTTCGGCTTAAAGAGCATTCTGGATATGATCTATTGGCTGCCGAGAACCCTCGGCAACGGCGTCACCGCAATCGTCCTGCTCTGGCCTCTGCTGACCGGCACGGGAATCTTCAAACAATGGGACTTCTACGTCTACTTCTTCCTGTCCGTGATCTCATATCTTTTAGTCAGCATGCTTCCCTCTTTGAAACTCAACAAGATCTGGTTCAAAGAGATGGAGGAAAAGAGCATCGAAAAAAAATCCATCATGTATTACATCTTCGAATCCGGACAGATGGAATATAAAATGGGCAAAGATATCCGCCTGTTCGGCGGGCAGGAGATGCTCGAAGAGGAGATCGAACCCGGCCGCAAATGGTGGTTTAAAAAGTTCGAGCGGTACGGCCGCCTGAACGGCACCGGCTGGATTTTGGGCAGCATCCCCGAATATCTCCTCACGGGCGGCTCCTATTTCTACACCGCCATCAAATGCGCGGCGGGCGTCTTCGGCGTCGGCGGCATGTACCGCTACGCAAAGGGCTTCACCGATTTCATCCGGTGCATCTCCAATATCGTCCAACAGCTCACCTATTTTGAAGTCGCCGCGAAGCGGCAGGAGAGCACCCTCGAATTCCTCTCGATCCCGAATGAGATGTATAAAGGCACCCTCCCGGTCGAAAAGCGCGTCCACTGCGACGGCGGCGACAACGACTATCTGGTCGAGTTTAAAAACGTCTCGTTCCAATACCCGGGCACCGGGGAATACGCCCTGCGCCATTTCTCGATGAAACTGCACATCGGCGAAAAACTCGCGATGGTCGGCATGAACGGCAGCGGCAAGACGACGATGATCAAACTCTTGTGCCGCCTTTACGACCCCACCGAGGGCGAGATCACCTTAAACGGCATCGACATCCGCAAATACGACTATGAGGAATATATGCGCATCTTCGGCGTGGTCTTTCAGGACTTCAACCTGTTCGCCGTCTCGCTCGGTCAAAACGTCGCCGCCAACGTCGAATACGACGCCTCAAAAGTCGAAGAGTGCTGTAAAAAGTCCGGCCTCGGGCTCGATAAACCCGGAGATGTTTCCCACCTGACCTCCGAGACCTGCCTGTATAAAAACTACGACGAAAACGGCGTCGAGATCTCGGGCGGCGAGGCCCAGAAGATCGCGCTTGCAAGAGCGCTCTACAAAGACGCGCCGTTCATCGTCCTCGACGAGCCGACCGCAGCTCTCGACCCCATCGCCGAATATGAGATCTACTCCAAATTCAATGAAATCGTCGGCGACAAGACGGCCATCTACATCAGCCACCGCCTGTCGAGCTGCCGGTTCTGCGACGACATCGCGGTCTTCGACAAAGGCCGCCTCGTCCAGCGCGGCAGCCACGACCAGCTGATTCAGAATCCCACCGGCAAATATTACGAACTCTGGAACGCCCAGGCCCAATATTACGCATAG
- the rplU gene encoding 50S ribosomal protein L21, whose amino-acid sequence MYAIIVTGGKQYRVTEGDEIFVEKLDKYDGEEITFDKVLAVEGDNLITGTPFVKGASVKGTVVKSGKNKKINIFTYKAKKNVHHKMGHRQPYTKVKIGSISL is encoded by the coding sequence ATGTACGCAATCATTGTAACCGGCGGTAAACAATACCGCGTCACCGAGGGCGACGAAATTTTCGTCGAGAAACTCGACAAATACGACGGCGAAGAGATCACTTTTGACAAAGTGCTTGCCGTCGAGGGCGACAACCTGATCACCGGAACCCCGTTTGTAAAAGGCGCTTCGGTCAAGGGAACCGTCGTCAAATCCGGCAAAAACAAAAAAATCAACATCTTTACCTACAAAGCCAAGAAAAACGTGCATCACAAAATGGGTCATCGTCAGCCCTATACAAAGGTGAAGATCGGTTCGATCTCGCTGTAA
- a CDS encoding ribosomal-processing cysteine protease Prp, protein MIKATFCYRANTPIGFQVTGHSGTAEFGKDIVCAAVTSAVMFAVNTITETFGAKATVTVGKNSVFVEKCEDPNGQKIIGALKDHLAVIQTDYPGALNIRIITETEE, encoded by the coding sequence ATGATCAAAGCCACCTTCTGTTACCGCGCTAATACCCCAATCGGATTTCAGGTGACGGGTCACAGCGGGACGGCGGAATTCGGAAAAGATATCGTCTGCGCGGCAGTCACATCGGCGGTGATGTTCGCCGTCAACACGATCACCGAAACGTTCGGCGCAAAGGCCACGGTGACGGTCGGCAAAAACTCGGTCTTTGTTGAAAAATGCGAAGACCCCAACGGGCAAAAAATCATCGGTGCGCTCAAAGACCATCTGGCTGTGATTCAAACCGATTACCCGGGTGCACTTAATATCAGGATAATTACCGAAACGGAGGAATAA